In Lachnospiraceae bacterium, one DNA window encodes the following:
- a CDS encoding DUF6088 family protein has protein sequence MANGYSKQIQEQIKAAAEGTIFISSDFADIADTETIRRNLNRLTQAGMLRRILKGVYEKPKYSKLLDEYVAADPEAVANALARSYHWTIAPCGNTALNLLGLSTQVTAVWSYISDGPYKTYEWNSTKLEFKHRTNKEITGLSYMTSLVIQALKTLGKSNVTPEVIQMLSEKLTDKDKQACLKEATESTDWVYDTIRQICGGEKVQ, from the coding sequence ATGGCAAATGGCTATTCCAAACAGATTCAGGAGCAGATAAAAGCAGCGGCGGAAGGAACTATTTTCATCAGTTCTGATTTTGCGGATATTGCCGATACGGAAACCATAAGACGGAACTTAAACCGGCTTACACAGGCAGGTATGCTTCGCCGCATTTTGAAAGGTGTTTATGAAAAACCAAAATATAGCAAACTTCTGGATGAATATGTGGCGGCAGACCCGGAAGCGGTGGCGAACGCATTGGCACGAAGTTATCACTGGACGATTGCCCCATGTGGGAATACAGCATTGAACCTGTTAGGTCTTTCAACACAGGTAACAGCAGTATGGTCCTATATCAGCGATGGTCCATATAAGACCTACGAGTGGAACTCTACAAAGCTGGAATTTAAGCACCGGACCAATAAAGAGATTACCGGATTGTCCTATATGACAAGTTTGGTTATACAGGCATTAAAAACGCTTGGCAAATCGAATGTTACGCCAGAAGTCATACAGATGCTTTCCGAAAAACTGACAGACAAAGATAAACAGGCTTGTTTGAAGGAAGCAACAGAGTCTACGGATTGGGTTTACGATACGATACGGCAGATTTGTGGAGGTGAAAAGGTACAATGA
- a CDS encoding nucleotidyl transferase AbiEii/AbiGii toxin family protein — protein MRNIARLSDNDRRELFRNTADKMGLNDAIVEKDFWVCFTLDYLFHRSPWKESITFKGGTSLSKAFHLISRFSEDIDLILDWRVLGYGKDEPWEKRSNTKQDAFNKEANVRAEVFLSETFCPAVKAGLSQEIGCEANVYIDEKDKQTVIFAYPHLFTNTATLQVIRLEIGALAAWTPAKTALIEPYAAKYYPKIFEQKETAILTVAPERTFWEKATILHHEANRPEHLEMPQRYSRHYYDLYRMAATPVKEAAFSRLDLLKKVVDFKMKFYPRAWAKYPEAVPGTLKLLPPEYRFAALETDYNSMQDMLYGDIPTFETVIAAVQELEKEINTL, from the coding sequence ATGAGAAATATAGCAAGACTTTCAGATAACGACCGCAGGGAACTGTTCAGAAATACAGCAGATAAAATGGGGCTGAATGATGCCATCGTGGAAAAAGACTTTTGGGTATGTTTTACGCTGGATTATTTATTTCACCGCTCACCATGGAAAGAGTCCATTACCTTTAAGGGCGGTACCAGCCTTTCAAAAGCCTTTCACCTGATCAGCCGGTTTTCAGAAGATATTGATTTGATTCTGGACTGGCGTGTATTGGGATATGGCAAAGATGAACCATGGGAGAAACGTTCCAATACAAAACAGGATGCTTTTAACAAAGAAGCCAATGTGCGTGCAGAGGTATTTCTGTCCGAAACATTCTGCCCGGCAGTCAAAGCCGGCTTATCCCAGGAAATCGGTTGTGAAGCAAATGTCTACATAGATGAAAAGGATAAACAGACGGTCATTTTCGCCTATCCGCACCTTTTTACGAATACGGCGACTTTACAGGTGATCCGTTTAGAGATTGGTGCGCTGGCAGCGTGGACTCCTGCAAAAACAGCGCTGATCGAACCATACGCGGCAAAATATTATCCGAAGATTTTTGAGCAAAAAGAAACCGCAATCCTTACCGTTGCCCCGGAACGGACCTTCTGGGAAAAAGCCACAATCCTGCACCATGAAGCGAACAGACCGGAACATTTGGAAATGCCGCAGCGGTATTCCAGACATTATTATGATCTCTACCGCATGGCTGCAACACCGGTCAAAGAAGCTGCTTTTTCCAGGCTGGATCTCCTGAAGAAAGTTGTAGATTTCAAAATGAAATTCTATCCCAGAGCATGGGCGAAGTACCCGGAGGCTGTGCCGGGCACATTAAAATTACTCCCGCCGGAATATCGGTTCGCAGCATTGGAAACGGACTATAACTCTATGCAGGATATGTTGTATGGGGATATTCCGACATTTGAGACAGTCATAGCAGCGGTCCAGGAACTGGAAAAAGAGATCAATACACTATAA
- the srtB gene encoding class B sortase codes for MEHIITRRRGFRKLLAFLLCMASILGLLPAQAFAMSVGQTASSWLGDQYVGSDGNHYRAPAPYTYLAYHADGTIDVHTSSGGNAYRHYMLTDSDGISHQVYCVESGIPYHTSENTYVSESGTNSQYLNLLPAEARRGITLTAIYGWKPGAALPVSGINEDDYKMATQIILWEYQQQLRSDPYSRHGNGHADADQYFSVIAGRPAEKAYDWILAQVASHSTVPSFTSSKKSEAPELELKWDVEKKVYTLTVTDTNNLKIDLEALKGSGVSVTRNGNEYTFTSRQMMMDPVLFEFRKNIPVANDMLIWGRPGYQTMMTGASDPVSFFVKFKTETYGTAKLVKTSEDGIVSGITFHISGTDILGNEVNEEVTTGENGQIEKKLLPGTYLVKELPVDRYVTPSAQYVTIESGQTSSVHFSNILKKFRVHVVKSDADTGNAQGDATLAGAAYGIFRDGELIDTYTTGPDGSFMTRYYVCGDGWTIREIEPSTGYLLNETIYEVGASPSLYEVELNTTENQVTETVIYGNIQLVKHTDDLDPDVPEGENTDDPNAGIIERPEAGAVFEVYLKAAGSYDAAKESERDLLTTDADGFASSKPLPYGHYTVHQIAGEEGKAFVPDFTVFISSDGKTYSYILNNRTITARLKVEKCDAETGKIIPVTGTGFQIKDLSTGEFITQTVYYPNPETLDTFYVSDEGWLMLPEPLAAGDYELYEVAAPYGYVLSDQPVPFTIDGSEAVVTVTQYNMPQKGQLTITKTGEVFASVQENDGLYQPVYEVAGLPGAVYDVIADEDIYTGDGTLRAEKDTVVETLTTGEDGTAKSGSLYLGRYRLEERQAPSGCVLNPQPEYVELTYAGETVEVTQTAAGLYDERQKVDVTLFKAMETDDLFGLGMNEEYKDISFGLYASADLTAADGSVIPAGGLLEVVSVSSEESGGYSASFASDLPFGSYYVKERTTNGAYILSNQEYPVVFEYAGQETALVQILVNEGEAVSNELLRGRVDGVKVGENPEGGEDVTLAGALMGLFRPDTEEFTEENALLTAITGKDGSFSFENIPYGHWIVKEISAPDLYTVSPQQHHVYIGADGQHIEIRVENTLIRGSVQVTKTEAVEEPSPVEKEDKKDKNSFLRFLPGAVFDLYADSNANQEYDPDDQKIGTLKETDAGYHTAENLLAGGYFIKESKAPEGYQPDSNAYYFSITEDGQVAVVENGEAGHGFTNEAYRGNLKITKDSSDGRKDGFAIEVKSADGSYCETFTTPKSGVIEVKGLRVGIYTVTEVANRASKDYIIPDAATVEIKADQTSTVQFFNEKPEKPDNPKNPEKPSVPSNPSTPQKPVPQTGDDPYIFLYGGLLAAALIGGSVFAVYYFKKGKYSRTSLKRTAVGVSVLSLCVLVALGSGFLVFRDLNQYAESKDAYRDLAGYVEVPEQTASPESAPDPTEPKRDDADIVLPSVDFETLRENGPDIIGWLSLPDTVLNYPVTQTDNNEYYLNHLYDGTYNKVGCLFADYENRADFSDRNTIIYGHNMRDGSMFALLNRYDEQSYFDAHRQMYLVTPKGGYVMEIFAAFAAKPEESGSETSPWQLSWKDDGAYTTWLTAMKERSAVESDVTVTCSDKVLTLSTCTPGGTGRFLVMGKLVKVDNEI; via the coding sequence ATGGAACATATCATAACCAGACGCCGCGGCTTTCGCAAGCTGTTGGCGTTTTTGCTTTGTATGGCAAGCATTTTGGGGCTTCTTCCGGCTCAGGCTTTTGCCATGTCTGTCGGACAGACGGCAAGCTCCTGGCTGGGCGACCAGTATGTGGGCTCTGATGGGAACCACTACCGTGCCCCGGCGCCTTACACCTATCTTGCATACCATGCAGACGGAACCATCGATGTACACACCAGTTCCGGGGGCAATGCTTACCGGCACTATATGCTGACGGATTCTGACGGGATCAGCCACCAGGTTTACTGTGTGGAGAGCGGGATTCCTTACCATACTTCGGAAAATACCTATGTTTCGGAAAGCGGGACCAACAGCCAATACCTGAACCTGCTTCCTGCCGAGGCAAGGAGGGGGATCACCCTGACTGCGATCTATGGCTGGAAACCCGGTGCGGCGCTCCCTGTTTCCGGAATCAACGAGGATGACTATAAGATGGCAACCCAGATCATCCTTTGGGAATACCAGCAGCAACTTAGAAGCGATCCGTACAGCCGCCACGGAAACGGCCACGCAGACGCCGACCAGTATTTCAGCGTGATCGCCGGACGACCGGCAGAAAAAGCCTATGACTGGATTCTTGCACAGGTCGCTTCCCATTCCACAGTACCTTCCTTTACTTCTTCTAAGAAAAGCGAAGCACCGGAACTGGAACTGAAATGGGATGTAGAAAAAAAGGTCTATACCCTGACGGTCACAGATACCAATAACTTGAAGATCGATCTGGAGGCTTTGAAAGGCAGCGGCGTTTCTGTGACAAGAAACGGAAATGAATACACCTTTACCAGCAGGCAGATGATGATGGACCCGGTGCTGTTTGAATTCCGAAAGAATATCCCGGTGGCAAACGACATGCTGATCTGGGGCAGACCCGGCTACCAGACCATGATGACCGGCGCCAGCGATCCGGTTTCCTTCTTTGTAAAATTCAAAACGGAAACTTACGGTACCGCAAAACTTGTCAAGACCAGTGAGGACGGCATTGTTTCCGGTATCACCTTCCATATCTCCGGTACGGACATTTTGGGAAATGAAGTCAATGAGGAAGTTACGACCGGAGAAAACGGCCAGATTGAAAAGAAGCTCCTGCCGGGAACCTATCTGGTAAAAGAACTTCCGGTGGACCGCTATGTGACCCCTTCCGCACAGTACGTGACCATTGAAAGCGGGCAGACTTCTTCGGTACATTTCAGCAATATTCTGAAGAAATTTCGCGTCCATGTGGTAAAGAGTGATGCTGACACCGGAAATGCTCAGGGGGATGCCACGCTTGCAGGGGCGGCCTATGGGATCTTCCGTGATGGCGAACTGATCGACACTTATACTACCGGACCGGATGGCAGCTTTATGACCCGCTATTATGTATGCGGGGATGGCTGGACGATCCGGGAAATCGAACCGAGCACCGGGTATCTTCTGAATGAAACCATTTATGAAGTGGGTGCATCCCCTTCCCTGTATGAAGTGGAACTCAATACCACAGAAAATCAGGTGACGGAAACGGTTATTTACGGAAATATCCAGCTTGTCAAGCACACCGATGACCTGGACCCGGATGTGCCTGAGGGCGAAAATACCGACGATCCCAATGCTGGTATCATCGAACGCCCGGAAGCAGGCGCAGTCTTTGAAGTTTACTTAAAGGCAGCCGGGAGCTATGACGCGGCAAAGGAAAGTGAACGTGACCTTCTTACCACGGATGCGGATGGTTTTGCTTCCAGTAAACCGCTTCCTTATGGACATTATACGGTCCATCAGATCGCAGGCGAGGAAGGCAAAGCCTTTGTCCCGGACTTTACGGTATTCATTTCCTCTGACGGAAAGACTTACAGCTATATCCTGAACAACCGCACCATCACAGCCCGTCTGAAAGTTGAAAAATGTGACGCAGAGACCGGAAAGATTATCCCTGTGACCGGAACCGGTTTTCAGATCAAGGATCTTTCCACCGGGGAATTTATCACCCAGACCGTCTACTATCCGAACCCGGAAACACTGGATACCTTCTATGTTTCTGACGAGGGCTGGCTGATGCTGCCGGAGCCTTTGGCCGCCGGGGATTATGAACTTTATGAGGTGGCTGCCCCTTATGGCTATGTGCTTTCCGATCAGCCGGTACCGTTTACCATTGACGGCAGCGAGGCGGTTGTGACGGTCACTCAGTACAATATGCCGCAGAAAGGCCAGCTTACCATCACAAAGACCGGAGAAGTATTTGCTTCTGTCCAGGAAAACGACGGACTGTACCAACCGGTATATGAGGTTGCCGGACTTCCTGGAGCGGTCTATGATGTGATCGCAGATGAAGATATTTATACCGGTGACGGTACCTTGCGGGCAGAAAAAGATACGGTTGTGGAAACACTTACGACCGGCGAGGACGGCACAGCGAAAAGCGGGTCTCTCTATCTTGGCCGTTATCGTCTGGAGGAACGTCAGGCGCCTTCCGGCTGTGTGTTGAATCCTCAACCGGAATATGTGGAACTGACCTATGCGGGTGAGACCGTAGAGGTTACACAGACAGCGGCCGGTCTTTATGACGAACGCCAGAAAGTGGATGTCACACTTTTCAAGGCAATGGAGACCGATGACCTGTTCGGTCTTGGCATGAACGAGGAATATAAGGATATTTCCTTTGGACTTTATGCTTCCGCAGACCTGACGGCGGCAGATGGCAGCGTAATCCCGGCAGGTGGACTTCTGGAAGTGGTCTCTGTTTCGTCTGAGGAATCCGGCGGTTACAGCGCTTCCTTCGCTTCCGACCTGCCTTTTGGCAGCTATTATGTCAAGGAACGCACAACCAACGGCGCCTATATCCTTTCGAATCAGGAATATCCGGTTGTCTTTGAGTATGCTGGTCAGGAAACCGCCCTGGTACAGATCCTTGTCAATGAAGGCGAGGCTGTTTCCAATGAACTTCTCCGTGGGCGTGTAGACGGTGTAAAAGTCGGGGAAAACCCGGAAGGCGGCGAGGATGTCACGCTTGCCGGTGCGCTCATGGGTCTGTTTAGACCTGATACCGAAGAATTTACTGAAGAAAATGCGCTGCTTACTGCTATTACCGGAAAAGACGGCAGTTTTTCCTTTGAGAACATTCCTTACGGACACTGGATCGTCAAGGAGATCTCTGCCCCTGACCTTTATACGGTAAGCCCGCAGCAGCACCATGTATATATCGGTGCAGACGGACAGCATATCGAGATCCGTGTGGAAAACACCCTGATCCGCGGCAGTGTGCAGGTAACTAAAACCGAAGCTGTGGAGGAACCGTCCCCTGTGGAAAAGGAGGATAAGAAAGACAAGAATTCTTTCCTGCGCTTCCTGCCCGGTGCAGTGTTCGACCTGTATGCGGATTCCAACGCCAACCAGGAATATGATCCTGACGATCAAAAGATCGGTACGCTGAAAGAAACCGATGCAGGCTATCATACGGCGGAAAACCTTCTGGCTGGCGGCTACTTTATCAAAGAAAGCAAAGCGCCGGAGGGCTATCAGCCTGACTCAAACGCTTACTATTTTTCCATCACAGAAGATGGACAGGTCGCAGTTGTGGAAAATGGAGAAGCCGGGCACGGATTTACCAATGAGGCTTACCGCGGCAACTTAAAGATCACAAAGGATTCCAGCGACGGGCGCAAAGATGGTTTTGCCATCGAGGTTAAGAGTGCGGACGGCTCCTACTGCGAGACATTCACCACTCCAAAATCCGGCGTGATTGAAGTTAAGGGCCTTCGTGTCGGTATTTATACCGTAACAGAAGTTGCAAACCGGGCAAGCAAGGATTACATCATTCCTGATGCCGCTACGGTGGAGATCAAGGCAGATCAGACATCTACGGTCCAGTTCTTTAATGAAAAACCGGAAAAGCCGGATAACCCAAAGAACCCGGAAAAGCCTTCTGTTCCCTCCAATCCTTCCACCCCTCAAAAGCCGGTACCGCAGACCGGGGATGATCCGTATATTTTCCTGTATGGCGGACTGCTGGCAGCCGCACTGATCGGCGGCAGCGTATTTGCTGTGTATTATTTCAAAAAGGGAAAATACAGCAGGACTTCCCTGAAAAGAACGGCTGTCGGGGTTTCTGTCCTTTCACTCTGCGTTCTGGTGGCTCTTGGCAGCGGTTTTTTGGTGTTCCGTGACTTGAACCAGTATGCTGAGAGTAAAGATGCCTATCGAGATCTTGCCGGATATGTGGAAGTACCGGAGCAGACAGCTTCCCCGGAGTCGGCACCCGATCCGACAGAACCAAAACGGGACGATGCCGATATTGTCCTGCCTTCGGTAGACTTTGAAACGCTCCGTGAAAATGGACCGGACATCATCGGATGGCTTTCCCTTCCTGATACGGTGCTCAATTATCCGGTAACGCAGACCGACAACAACGAATATTACCTGAACCATCTTTATGACGGAACCTATAACAAGGTTGGCTGCCTGTTTGCCGATTATGAAAACCGGGCAGATTTTTCAGACCGCAATACGATCATTTATGGTCATAATATGCGGGATGGTTCCATGTTTGCGCTGCTGAACCGGTACGATGAACAAAGTTACTTTGATGCTCACAGGCAGATGTATCTCGTTACTCCGAAGGGTGGTTATGTCATGGAGATCTTTGCGGCTTTTGCAGCAAAGCCGGAAGAATCCGGCAGTGAAACTTCTCCCTGGCAGCTTTCCTGGAAGGATGACGGTGCTTATACTACCTGGCTTACAGCTATGAAGGAACGTTCTGCGGTGGAAAGTGATGTGACTGTGACCTGCAGCGATAAGGTACTGACCCTTTCTACCTGTACGCCGGGCGGCACAGGACGCTTCCTTGTCATGGGAAAACTCGTGAAAGTAGATAACGAAATATAG